The following proteins come from a genomic window of Gossypium raimondii isolate GPD5lz chromosome 5, ASM2569854v1, whole genome shotgun sequence:
- the LOC105768655 gene encoding protein MLN51 homolog isoform X2 translates to MATTGEEEVEYESDPEEVKRSLGMRRREAASDDEEGEREEVNNTEGRMDRKAGIRSDESDGQGGAADYDDDEEEESDLEEDEVVEEEVYDEEEEEIDEEEMEEARKGELQGNVEKTVEDVKDALVVDESRNVDDGVDINNNHVGEENEEKKENEPFAVPTAGAFYMHDDRFRDNVGGRHRRTHGGRKLWESKDDRKWGHDKFEEMTLQEKHYEDGRSSRGRYRARSKNTDPDSGYPRGSRTKALGKSNNQTHASKAVRGRGPRRYEPSMRKSSQATPTLNKSSGKPLERTSQTNSSRAPQTNADTASASARKHIVESSLSSASPPFYPSGSSNKDITLAQKKDVQAGGLSRKLHLSVTDENFSVSQSNSLQGKNVLDSLSMAKLYIDDSSTSTSVKPLSNLQMLPSGPSSGNTGQPSQSRVQGRGVDIPGPKAYHPAPHQNQVNRVSPPTQVNSVQGNPVHGRAISSVQAAAQQLGQHPGIGSQASSPPKTAMSVSSYESGEVESSETSKSKGALVSKGKSSAQGAGRGSFLYGGAQIMGATGSIAVNHGDQNFPAFLPVMQFGGQHPGSLGVPAVGMAFPGYVAQPQLGRGNSEMTWLPVLTGAAGALGATYCPPYIAVDGSYHARPSGQISSTGASSKENTSNKPNNEWKPSQRTELSDEFGQRQNNPNKQPRRYSEMSFSK, encoded by the exons ATGGCTACGACGGGGGAAGAAGAGGTGGAGTACGAGAGTGATCCAGAGGAGGTGAAGCGTTCGCTGGGGATGCGGAGGAGAGAGGCGGCGAGTGACGATGAGGAAGGTGAAAGGGAAGAGGTTAATAACACTGAGGGGAGGATGGATCGGAAGGCTGGGATTCGGTCCGATGAATCCGATGGCCAGGGCGGTGCTGCAGATTATGATGATGACGAAGAAGAAGAATCAGACTTGGAAGAAGACGAAGTAGTAGAAGAAGAAGTAtatgatgaagaggaggaagaAATTGATGAAGAGGAGATGGAGGAAGCAAGGAAAGGAGAGTTGCAAGGGAATGTGGAGAAAACTGTAGAAGATGTAAAAGACGCACTGGTGGTTGATGAGAGTAGGAATGTGGATGACGGAGTGGACATTAATAATAATCATGTAGGAgaggaaaatgaagaaaagaaggaaaatgagcCATTTGCTGTGCCGACTGCTGGGGCGTTTTATATGCACGATGATAGATTCCGAGACAATGTTGGCGGTCGTCATAG GCGAACACATGGTGGAAGAAAATTGTGGGAATCTAAAGATGATAGGAAATGGGGACATGACAAATTTGAGGAGATGACATTGCAAGAAAAGCATTATGAAGAC GGAAGATCTTCTAGAGGTAGATATCGAGCTCGGAGTAAAAATACAGATCCAGATAGTGGTTATCCTAGGGGAAGTAGGACCAAAGCATTGGGGAAAAGTAATAATCAGACCCATGCTTCTAAGGCTGTAAGGGGGAGAGGACCTAGGAGGTATGAACCTAGTATGAGAAAGAGCAGTCAGGCAACTCCAACACTAAACAAATC TTCTGGGAAGCCTCTTGAGAGAACTTCACAAACCAATTCAAGTAGAGCTCCACAAACAAATGCAGACACTGCATCAGCTTCTGCTAGGAAACATATTGTTGAATCAAGCTTGAGTTCTGCTTCTCCACCCTTTTATCCTTCAGGGTCTTCCAACAAAGACATTACTTTAGCTCAGAAGAAGGACGTGCAAGCTGGAGGCCTAAGCAGGAAGCTTCACCTTTCTGTTACGGATGAGAATTTTTCTGTGTCACAATCCAATTCATTACAAGGGAAGAATGTACTCGATTCTCTCAGCATGGCAAAGCTTTATATAGATGATTCCAGCACGTCAACTTCTGTGAAGCCTTTATCCAACCTGCAGATGCTACCTTCAGGACCTTCATCGGGTAATACTGGTCAACCCTCTCAGTCCAGGGTACAGGGTAGAGGTGTAGATATTCCAGGACCGAAGGCCTATCATCCTGCTCCACATCAGAACCAAGTAAACAGAGTTTCTCCACCAACACAGGTGAATTCTGTTCAGGGAAATCCTGTTCATGGCAGGGCTATCTCTTCTGTACAAGCAGCTGCTCAGCAGTTGGGCCAGCATCCTGGTATTGGGTCTCAAGCTTCCTCTCCTCCAAAAACAGCTATGTCAGTCAGTTCCTACGAATCTGGAGAGGTTGAATCGTCAGAAACAAGTAAATCCAAGGGTGCATTGGTGAGCAAGGGAAAAAGCAGTGCTCAAGGAGCTGGAAGGGGCTCTTTTCTATATGGTGGAGCTCAGATTATGGGAGCTACTGGGAGTATTGCTGTTAACCATGGTGATCAAAACTTTCCTGCCTTTTTGCCTG TTATGCAATTTGGGGGTCAGCACCCTGGTAGCCTTGGTGTTCCTGCTGTTGGCATGGCATTCCCTGGATATGTTGCCCAGCCGCAACTTGGAAGGGGAAATTCTGAAATGACATG GCTGCCAGTATTGACAGGTGCTGCTGGGGCTCTAGGGGCAACATATTGTCCACCTTATATTGCAGTTGATGGGTCTTATCATGCTCGTCCATCGGGACAGATATCTTCAACTGGAGCCTCAAG TAAAGAAAATACTTCTAACAAGCCAAATAACGAATGGAAGCCTTCCCAGAGAACTG AGCTTAGTGATGAATTTGGGCAACGACAAAATAACCCAAATAAACAGCCTCGCAG ATATTCAGAAATGAGCTTTAGCAAGTGA